A genomic stretch from Geothermobacter hydrogeniphilus includes:
- a CDS encoding aminopeptidase encodes MRAIIPSILLLCACVLLLSGCSDFDYYLQAIDGQYELLHKSRDIHEIIADPQVSGPLKSQLDQALHIRAFASTWLHLPDNDSYRRYADLGRPYVVWNVVATPEFSLQPVTWCFPIAGCVPYRGYFKKQPAIDFARKLKKEGDDVLVYGVQAYSTLNWFDDPLLNTFNNGSETSLAALIFHELAHQQVYLSGDSDFNEAFAKTVEMEGVKRWLLTHGKSRQAEHYREQLVMERDFLRFARSCRQQLQTLYASGQAPESMRREKYRLIRSFQDEVRRFRQQRNDGNGFSAWLDPALNNARFASLSTYYQLVPAFQHLLSLYQGELDPFYRQVAEIAARPATERKRILAFLGHREPFASARR; translated from the coding sequence ATGCGTGCCATTATCCCCTCCATCCTTTTGCTCTGCGCGTGCGTCCTGCTCCTTTCCGGTTGCAGCGATTTCGATTATTACCTGCAGGCGATTGATGGACAGTACGAGCTCCTGCACAAAAGCCGCGATATCCACGAGATCATTGCCGATCCGCAGGTCAGCGGGCCGCTGAAGTCCCAACTGGACCAGGCCCTGCATATCCGCGCCTTTGCCAGCACCTGGCTGCACCTGCCCGATAACGACAGTTATCGCCGCTATGCCGATCTCGGCCGCCCCTATGTTGTCTGGAATGTGGTCGCCACCCCGGAATTTTCACTGCAGCCGGTGACCTGGTGTTTCCCGATTGCCGGTTGTGTCCCCTATCGCGGCTATTTCAAGAAACAGCCGGCGATCGACTTTGCCAGGAAACTCAAGAAGGAAGGGGACGATGTTCTGGTGTACGGAGTTCAGGCCTATTCGACCCTGAACTGGTTTGACGATCCACTGCTGAACACGTTCAACAACGGATCCGAAACCTCCCTGGCCGCGCTGATTTTTCACGAACTCGCCCATCAGCAGGTCTACTTATCCGGCGATTCCGATTTCAATGAAGCGTTTGCCAAGACCGTTGAAATGGAAGGTGTCAAACGCTGGCTGCTGACGCACGGCAAAAGCCGGCAGGCGGAACACTACCGGGAGCAGCTGGTGATGGAACGTGATTTTTTACGGTTCGCCCGCAGCTGCCGCCAGCAGTTGCAGACTCTTTATGCGTCGGGGCAGGCGCCCGAATCCATGCGGCGTGAAAAGTATCGTCTGATCCGTTCCTTCCAGGACGAGGTTCGGCGCTTCCGGCAGCAGCGCAATGACGGCAACGGTTTTTCGGCCTGGCTGGACCCGGCCCTGAATAACGCCCGCTTCGCTTCTTTGAGCACCTATTATCAGCTGGTCCCGGCTTTTCAGCATTTACTTTCTCTCTACCAGGGAGAACTGGACCCTTTTTATCGTCAGGTCGCGGAAATTGCCGCTCGGCCGGCAACCGAACGCAAACGGATTCTCGCTTTTCTCGGCCACAGGGAACCGTTCGCCAGCGCCCGTCGCTGA
- the yhbY gene encoding ribosome assembly RNA-binding protein YhbY translates to MQTLTGKQRRFLRGLGHHLQPVVMIGKDELTAALEASVDEALTAHELIKLKLQEGCLLDRKEVAERLAARTSSAVAQILGRTILLYRPADEPTITLPR, encoded by the coding sequence ATGCAGACCCTGACCGGAAAACAACGGCGTTTCCTGCGCGGGCTAGGTCATCACCTGCAGCCGGTCGTCATGATCGGCAAGGACGAACTGACAGCCGCCCTGGAAGCTTCTGTCGACGAGGCGTTGACGGCCCATGAATTAATCAAGCTGAAACTGCAGGAAGGCTGCCTGCTGGATCGAAAAGAGGTCGCCGAGCGACTGGCGGCCCGCACCTCCTCGGCCGTTGCCCAGATCCTCGGCCGGACCATCCTGCTGTACCGCCCGGCCGACGAGCCGACGATTACTCTGCCCCGCTGA
- the coaD gene encoding pantetheine-phosphate adenylyltransferase: MKKHIAVYPGSFDPITNGHLDIIQRGLEVFDQVIIAVARNSEKKSLFTTAERLAMIEQVVAENPRLKVDTFEGLLVDYVVSQGARVILRGLRAVSDFEYEFQIAQMNHAVHEEVETLFMMTSVSYGYLSSSIVKEVASLGGNVDTLVPEPVLAALREKFSR; this comes from the coding sequence ATGAAAAAACATATAGCGGTTTACCCGGGGTCCTTCGACCCGATCACCAATGGTCACCTGGATATCATCCAGCGCGGGCTGGAGGTCTTTGACCAGGTTATCATCGCGGTCGCCCGGAACTCCGAGAAAAAGTCGCTCTTCACCACCGCGGAGCGTCTGGCCATGATTGAGCAGGTTGTTGCCGAAAACCCGCGCCTGAAAGTCGACACCTTTGAGGGACTGCTGGTCGACTACGTGGTTTCGCAGGGCGCCCGGGTCATACTTCGCGGATTGCGGGCGGTTTCGGACTTCGAATACGAATTCCAGATTGCCCAGATGAACCACGCTGTTCACGAAGAAGTCGAAACCCTGTTCATGATGACGTCGGTAAGCTACGGTTATCTCAGTTCATCCATTGTCAAGGAGGTTGCCTCCCTCGGCGGCAATGTAGATACCCTGGTACCGGAACCGGTTCTGGCCGCGTTACGTGAAAAATTTTCCCGTTAA
- a CDS encoding DUF1858 domain-containing protein, with amino-acid sequence MISKEMTIGEIIRKHPQTISVFKKFGLDCNECQIAQFEAVEGGANVHHVDVDELLSELNQVISGN; translated from the coding sequence ATGATCAGCAAAGAGATGACGATCGGCGAGATTATCCGCAAACACCCGCAGACGATCAGTGTTTTCAAGAAGTTCGGCCTCGACTGCAATGAATGTCAGATCGCCCAGTTCGAAGCGGTTGAAGGTGGCGCCAATGTTCATCATGTGGATGTCGACGAACTGCTGTCCGAACTGAACCAGGTTATCAGCGGCAACTGA
- a CDS encoding c-type cytochrome yields MIRWLWLLFACTACVQPPVPEPGVRIYRQACARCHDTGKHGAQRIGDREGWRSRLGQGRDTLLEHSILGFEGAVGHMPPRGGNPALSDADVVAALDYLLEQSR; encoded by the coding sequence ATGATTCGCTGGCTGTGGTTGCTTTTCGCCTGTACCGCCTGTGTGCAGCCGCCTGTTCCCGAACCCGGCGTCCGGATCTATCGACAGGCCTGTGCCCGCTGCCATGATACCGGGAAACACGGTGCCCAGCGCATCGGAGATCGTGAGGGGTGGCGCTCCCGACTCGGTCAGGGACGGGACACGCTGCTCGAACACTCGATCCTGGGATTCGAGGGGGCTGTCGGGCATATGCCGCCGCGAGGCGGAAATCCCGCCCTGAGCGACGCGGATGTGGTCGCCGCCCTCGACTACCTGCTTGAGCAGAGCCGATAA
- a CDS encoding CCA tRNA nucleotidyltransferase — MNKLQHDMLSLPGFRSLLEYTGKIPVFLVGGALRDWRFGQPVKDVDLATDGDPTDLAREFARHTGGSWFWLDRQRCQSRVVLKNDREAFSYDFSPLRAATIEADLADRDFTLNAMAVKLGDRDWALIDPCGAGEDIRDRRLQVCSPDSLRHDPLRVLRGVRFALQFNLVPATGTEAAMVRDAGLLSGIPGERIHAELAVILNVAGSSRILPLWVRLDLSSVLFGFSCTADSGRQLARQFDLLERTLSQGPAWLHELAAGTVANNFSRLALLKLHLMLSGTPGAGRARGAQAADRLRLGRRNTTALNGLLRIGDCLPCPRRHRAQRLWLEDLPGNPRVSLLGLLLDGVSKPTRHLHFDRLDPRVLKDMDKEPPEPLIPVARMMDRLGFSPGPELGRALAELRRMEILEQIKTPREAEAHLLRGKQKAIDKGESAP; from the coding sequence ATGAACAAGCTTCAGCATGACATGCTTTCCCTCCCGGGATTTCGGTCCCTGCTGGAATACACCGGCAAGATCCCGGTTTTTCTGGTCGGCGGCGCTCTGCGTGACTGGCGGTTCGGGCAGCCGGTCAAGGATGTCGACCTGGCAACCGACGGTGATCCGACCGACCTGGCGCGGGAATTCGCCAGGCACACCGGGGGAAGCTGGTTCTGGCTTGACCGGCAACGTTGCCAGAGTCGGGTGGTCTTGAAAAACGACCGCGAAGCCTTCAGTTACGATTTTTCTCCATTGCGGGCCGCCACCATCGAGGCGGATCTCGCTGATCGCGACTTTACTCTCAACGCCATGGCGGTGAAGCTGGGTGACAGAGACTGGGCCCTGATTGATCCCTGCGGTGCCGGGGAAGATATCCGCGACCGGCGTCTGCAGGTATGCAGTCCCGATTCCCTGCGTCATGATCCTCTGCGCGTTCTGCGCGGCGTTCGCTTTGCCCTGCAGTTCAACCTCGTCCCGGCAACCGGGACCGAAGCTGCCATGGTTCGCGACGCCGGCCTGTTGTCCGGGATCCCCGGCGAGAGGATTCATGCCGAACTGGCCGTTATCCTGAACGTCGCGGGCAGCAGTCGCATCCTGCCGCTCTGGGTCCGTCTCGACCTGTCGTCGGTGTTGTTCGGGTTCTCCTGTACTGCCGATTCCGGCCGTCAGCTTGCGCGGCAGTTTGACCTGCTGGAGCGAACGCTCAGCCAGGGACCGGCCTGGCTACATGAGCTCGCCGCGGGAACCGTTGCCAACAACTTCAGTCGTCTGGCGCTGTTGAAACTGCATCTTATGCTCTCCGGAACTCCGGGAGCGGGCAGGGCACGCGGCGCGCAGGCTGCTGACCGCCTGCGTCTCGGCAGGCGCAACACGACCGCCCTGAACGGTCTGTTGCGAATCGGTGACTGCCTGCCTTGTCCACGCCGCCACCGTGCTCAGCGACTCTGGCTGGAAGACCTGCCGGGAAACCCCCGGGTCAGCCTGCTCGGACTGCTGCTTGACGGCGTTTCGAAGCCGACCCGTCACCTTCATTTCGACCGCCTTGACCCGCGAGTACTGAAAGACATGGACAAGGAGCCGCCCGAACCGCTGATCCCCGTTGCCAGGATGATGGACCGCCTCGGTTTCAGCCCCGGCCCGGAACTCGGTCGGGCTCTGGCGGAATTGCGCCGGATGGAGATCCTTGAACAGATAAAGACCCCTCGTGAAGCCGAAGCGCACCTGCTCAGGGGAAAGCAAAAAGCCATTGACAAAGGCGAGTCTGCTCCCTAG
- a CDS encoding creatininase family protein, with translation MLIADLTMPEFEAGLQQTRTIILPFGATEEHGRHLPLSTDTLMAETLAALAAERRKVFVAPVIPYGVCRSSSGHPGTISIRGLTLRALACDLLRDCYRQGLRRFILLSGHAGGTHNAFLLDAGEEMLDSLPEAEIAVVTELDLVRADAANLVETRGDSHAGEIETSRLLHSHPQLVKGTSEREFPDFPKGLLVRDKRSCWPGGVWGDPGKACAEKGRAIEAAVLEGLLNLIDRLEETDQHLKR, from the coding sequence ATGTTGATCGCTGACCTCACCATGCCCGAATTTGAAGCGGGCCTGCAACAGACCCGGACCATCATCCTGCCCTTCGGCGCCACCGAGGAGCATGGCCGGCACCTGCCGCTGTCAACCGACACCCTGATGGCTGAAACCCTGGCCGCCCTGGCCGCCGAACGGAGAAAGGTTTTTGTCGCTCCTGTCATTCCCTACGGTGTCTGCCGTTCGAGCAGCGGGCATCCGGGAACCATCAGCATCCGTGGTCTGACCCTGCGCGCCCTGGCATGTGACCTGTTGCGGGACTGTTACCGCCAGGGGCTGCGGCGCTTCATCCTGCTGAGCGGACATGCCGGTGGTACTCACAATGCGTTTCTGCTGGATGCCGGGGAAGAGATGCTGGACAGCCTCCCGGAAGCGGAAATCGCCGTTGTCACGGAACTCGACCTGGTGCGGGCTGATGCCGCGAACCTGGTTGAAACGCGCGGCGACTCGCACGCCGGCGAGATCGAAACCTCGCGTTTGCTGCACAGTCATCCGCAGCTGGTCAAGGGGACGAGTGAACGGGAATTTCCCGATTTTCCGAAAGGATTGCTGGTTCGCGACAAACGGTCCTGCTGGCCCGGCGGCGTCTGGGGTGATCCGGGCAAGGCTTGCGCGGAGAAGGGCAGGGCGATCGAAGCGGCGGTCCTGGAAGGGTTGCTCAACCTGATCGATCGGTTGGAAGAAACCGATCAACACCTCAAACGATGA
- the queD gene encoding 6-carboxytetrahydropterin synthase QueD, whose product MYRLTIQTQFAAAHNLVNYQGDCENLHGHNWKVEVRVAARELDKSGLGIDFKVLKRQTNAVLDGLDHKYLNKLEPFLDLSPSSENIARYLFEQLGEVLNTDNVTVEQVNVWESDNACASYSLD is encoded by the coding sequence ATGTACCGATTGACCATACAGACCCAGTTTGCCGCTGCCCACAACCTGGTCAACTACCAGGGGGACTGCGAAAACCTTCATGGCCACAACTGGAAGGTTGAAGTCCGGGTGGCGGCGCGTGAACTGGACAAGTCCGGGCTCGGCATCGACTTCAAGGTTCTCAAGCGCCAGACCAACGCGGTGCTTGACGGCCTGGATCATAAGTATCTGAATAAACTTGAACCTTTTCTTGATCTCAGTCCTTCGTCGGAAAATATTGCCCGTTATCTGTTCGAACAGCTCGGTGAAGTGTTGAATACTGACAATGTCACCGTCGAGCAGGTCAATGTCTGGGAGTCGGACAATGCCTGTGCCAGCTACAGCCTCGACTGA
- a CDS encoding DNA gyrase inhibitor YacG, whose translation MTDKTRRLTIKCPRCGVLTDYYGNEHRPFCSERCRLIDLGCWAEEEYRIAGRPVPQESDSPT comes from the coding sequence ATGACTGACAAGACCCGACGATTAACCATCAAATGTCCCCGCTGCGGGGTGTTGACTGATTATTACGGCAACGAACATCGCCCCTTCTGCTCGGAAAGGTGCCGGCTGATTGATCTCGGCTGCTGGGCCGAGGAAGAGTACCGCATCGCCGGCCGACCCGTGCCGCAGGAATCGGATTCACCAACCTGA
- a CDS encoding putative bifunctional diguanylate cyclase/phosphodiesterase, with amino-acid sequence MKKPGWRLPFSGLRRIVFYYLVLGAAWAFCSDPLLKLLIDDPRLRELLHPFRDIFFFVLTGFFLYLVLDRYLKVLRRGDRKLFHAAYHDSLTGLANQLRFQNLLEETLSELSGGDNKAAILLLDLDRFRTVVRTLGHSVGNLLLKEIARRLQSCLDPQALLSRFSGDEFAVLLPSIEHSDQVAGVAESLQKCLKEPFPFVEHGLHLSGSIGIAIYPHDGHDAITLLKNAEVARSRAKEMGGHGFQFYFPEMNEYFLQSLVLENRLHTALERNELGVRYQPLLHLHRSRISGVEALICWRYPDGESISPERFIPLAEETGLIEPIGEWVLTRACRQNHHWQQQGLPPQRMAVNVSVRQFFHPGFFDMVCRVLENTGLAPKWLALELTESMLMQDVEQARKLLADLRQLGVKVVIDDFGTGYSSLSYLKRFPVDGLKIDQSFIEGIPRDHGDTALTAAIIAMGHALGLEVIAEGVERLEQYRFLKEKGCDRIQGYLFHPPLTAEECTGLLMEHRMESIVIA; translated from the coding sequence ATGAAAAAACCGGGTTGGCGCCTCCCGTTCAGCGGTCTACGGCGGATTGTCTTTTATTACCTTGTCCTGGGGGCGGCCTGGGCCTTCTGTTCCGACCCGTTGCTGAAACTGCTGATCGACGACCCGCGGTTGCGTGAGTTGCTGCATCCCTTCAGGGACATTTTCTTTTTTGTCCTGACCGGTTTTTTTCTCTACCTGGTTCTCGACCGCTACCTGAAAGTGTTGCGCCGCGGTGACCGAAAACTTTTCCACGCGGCCTATCATGACAGTCTCACCGGGCTGGCCAATCAGCTGCGGTTCCAGAATCTTCTCGAAGAAACCCTCTCCGAACTGTCGGGCGGTGACAACAAAGCCGCAATCCTGCTGCTGGACCTGGACCGTTTCCGCACCGTTGTCCGGACCCTCGGCCACAGTGTCGGCAACCTGCTGCTCAAGGAAATCGCCCGTCGGTTGCAGTCCTGTCTCGACCCGCAGGCCCTGCTGTCACGTTTCAGCGGCGATGAATTTGCCGTGCTGTTGCCGTCCATCGAGCACAGCGACCAGGTTGCCGGCGTTGCCGAATCCCTGCAGAAATGCCTCAAGGAACCTTTCCCCTTTGTCGAACATGGGCTCCACTTAAGCGGTAGCATCGGCATCGCGATCTATCCCCATGATGGCCATGATGCCATCACGCTGCTGAAAAATGCCGAGGTGGCCCGCAGTCGTGCCAAGGAAATGGGAGGGCATGGATTCCAGTTCTATTTTCCGGAGATGAACGAGTATTTCCTGCAGTCGCTGGTCCTCGAAAACCGCCTTCATACAGCCCTGGAGAGGAATGAACTGGGAGTTCGCTATCAGCCGCTGCTCCATCTGCATCGCAGCCGGATCAGCGGCGTGGAGGCCCTGATCTGCTGGAGGTACCCTGATGGCGAATCGATCTCACCGGAACGTTTCATCCCGCTGGCTGAGGAAACCGGCCTGATCGAGCCGATCGGTGAGTGGGTTTTGACCCGGGCCTGCCGTCAGAACCATCACTGGCAGCAGCAGGGACTGCCGCCGCAGCGCATGGCGGTCAATGTTTCGGTACGGCAATTTTTCCATCCGGGGTTCTTTGACATGGTATGCCGGGTGCTGGAAAATACCGGTCTGGCTCCGAAATGGCTGGCACTGGAATTGACCGAGAGCATGTTGATGCAGGACGTGGAACAGGCTCGAAAGTTGCTGGCCGACCTCAGACAGCTTGGTGTCAAGGTGGTGATCGACGACTTCGGTACCGGTTATTCGTCGCTCAGTTACCTTAAACGGTTTCCGGTTGACGGCTTGAAAATCGACCAGTCCTTTATCGAAGGCATTCCTCGAGACCATGGGGACACCGCCTTGACGGCGGCCATCATCGCCATGGGGCACGCGCTTGGGCTTGAGGTGATCGCCGAGGGGGTCGAACGACTGGAACAGTACCGGTTTTTAAAGGAAAAAGGATGCGACCGTATCCAGGGGTATCTCTTCCATCCGCCCCTGACCGCCGAAGAATGTACCGGGCTGCTGATGGAACACCGGATGGAGTCGATCGTCATCGCCTGA
- a CDS encoding 7-carboxy-7-deazaguanine synthase QueE, which produces MPVPATASTELPLVECFSSLQGEGLHIGRRQVFLRLGGCNLNCGYCDTDFRICDTCRFETTPGSGRFKAVPNPVSVETLCALLDQWLALAPNLHHALSLTGGEPLLHADALNDWLPVLAERLPIHLETNGTLYQCLPALMPHLTFLSIDLKLEATTGSPTPWNEHRHFLQAARSRPAQVKIVVDTGQDEEELVQGATLVEELLPAAPLFLQPVTRDGGPDVSGEQLLAWQQLLSRHHPDTRVVPQIHPLLRID; this is translated from the coding sequence ATGCCTGTGCCAGCTACAGCCTCGACTGAACTGCCCCTGGTTGAGTGTTTCTCCTCCCTGCAGGGGGAAGGGCTGCACATCGGCCGCCGCCAGGTTTTTCTCCGCCTGGGCGGCTGCAACCTCAACTGTGGCTACTGCGATACCGACTTCAGAATCTGCGATACCTGCCGCTTCGAGACGACTCCCGGTTCGGGACGTTTCAAGGCGGTTCCCAACCCGGTCTCCGTCGAGACTCTCTGCGCCTTGCTCGACCAGTGGCTGGCCCTTGCGCCGAACCTCCACCATGCCTTGTCGTTGACCGGCGGCGAACCGCTGTTGCATGCCGATGCCCTGAACGACTGGCTGCCGGTCCTTGCTGAACGGCTACCGATCCACCTGGAAACCAATGGTACCCTTTATCAGTGTTTGCCGGCCCTGATGCCGCATTTGACATTTCTTTCCATCGATCTGAAGCTGGAGGCCACCACCGGCAGCCCGACCCCCTGGAACGAGCATCGGCATTTTCTCCAGGCGGCCCGGAGTCGTCCCGCCCAGGTCAAGATCGTCGTTGACACCGGCCAGGATGAAGAGGAACTGGTGCAGGGCGCGACCCTGGTTGAAGAACTACTGCCCGCAGCCCCGCTTTTTCTGCAGCCGGTGACCCGCGACGGCGGTCCCGACGTCAGCGGTGAGCAGCTGCTCGCCTGGCAGCAGCTGCTTTCCCGCCACCACCCCGATACCCGGGTTGTGCCGCAGATCCATCCGCTGCTCCGGATCGACTAG
- a CDS encoding deoxyguanosinetriphosphate triphosphohydrolase, with amino-acid sequence MERPDLAPYAARSSASRGRKYDEPYKDDRPAFERDRDRIIHCAAFRRLEYKTQVFVNHEGDYYRTRLTHSLEVAQIARGIARRMNLNEDLTEALALAHDLGHTPFGHTGEHALNKLMRDHGGFEHNRQSLRVVEELEERYPGFPGLNLSWETREGIIKHSSDYDRPGSSAANDYEPGLRPSLEAQIIDLADEIAYNNHDIDDGLKSGYICLQQLAEIPLWQTTYERVADKFPDIDPERHVHQTISHLIGVLIGDVVEHSCAMLSSGGIDSPEAVRQQTGRLIAFSAEMDEKNRQLKRFLYEKLYCHYKVERMRLKAERFLTQLFETYRQNPTLLPDSYQQRFSSTGIERVICDYLAGMTDRYAQDEYKRLFEPFERV; translated from the coding sequence GTGGAACGACCTGATCTGGCCCCCTATGCCGCACGAAGCAGTGCCAGCCGGGGGCGAAAGTATGACGAACCCTACAAGGACGATCGCCCCGCCTTCGAGCGGGACCGGGACCGCATCATTCATTGTGCCGCGTTTCGTCGTCTGGAATACAAGACCCAGGTTTTCGTCAACCATGAAGGGGATTATTACCGAACCCGTCTGACCCATTCGCTGGAGGTGGCCCAGATCGCCCGCGGCATTGCCCGGCGGATGAATCTGAACGAAGACCTGACCGAGGCCCTGGCCCTGGCTCATGACCTGGGTCACACACCTTTCGGCCACACCGGGGAACATGCCCTGAACAAGCTGATGAGGGATCACGGCGGTTTTGAACACAATCGCCAGTCACTGCGTGTTGTTGAGGAACTTGAAGAGCGTTATCCGGGCTTTCCCGGTTTGAACCTCTCCTGGGAAACCAGGGAGGGGATCATCAAGCATTCCAGCGATTACGACCGTCCCGGCAGCAGCGCGGCGAATGATTATGAACCGGGGTTGCGTCCCAGTCTTGAGGCCCAGATCATAGATCTGGCGGACGAGATCGCCTACAACAATCATGATATCGATGATGGACTTAAATCCGGCTATATCTGCCTTCAGCAGCTGGCCGAAATTCCTCTCTGGCAGACAACCTATGAACGGGTCGCCGACAAGTTTCCTGACATCGATCCTGAGCGTCATGTCCATCAGACCATCAGCCACCTGATAGGGGTTCTGATCGGTGATGTTGTCGAGCACAGTTGTGCCATGCTCAGCTCCGGCGGGATTGATTCTCCCGAAGCGGTGCGTCAGCAAACGGGACGGCTTATCGCTTTCAGCGCCGAGATGGATGAGAAAAACCGCCAATTGAAACGTTTTCTCTACGAAAAGCTCTATTGTCATTACAAGGTTGAACGAATGCGTTTGAAAGCCGAGCGCTTTCTGACGCAGCTGTTCGAAACCTACAGACAGAATCCGACCCTGCTCCCCGACAGTTATCAGCAGCGATTTTCTTCCACCGGCATCGAGCGGGTTATCTGCGACTACCTGGCAGGAATGACCGACCGCTATGCTCAGGATGAATACAAGCGTCTGTTCGAACCGTTTGAACGGGTCTGA
- the rsmD gene encoding 16S rRNA (guanine(966)-N(2))-methyltransferase RsmD, with protein MRIISGSARGRKLGSFSGQGIRPTPDRVREAVFSMLFSRLGGCDGARVLDLFAGSGAMSLEALSRGAVHATLVDQDRKAERLIRANLEHCQLADRARILRRPVAAALDEMRGGNPFTIVFLDPPYSRNLVEPTLAALIAGRLLEKNAIVVAESDRQDQPCIPPEGLERIEERLFGRTRIELFQPLDVT; from the coding sequence GTGAGAATTATCAGCGGAAGCGCTCGCGGGCGCAAACTCGGCAGTTTCAGCGGACAGGGCATCAGGCCGACTCCCGACCGGGTGCGGGAAGCTGTTTTCAGCATGTTGTTCAGCAGGCTCGGCGGCTGTGACGGGGCTCGGGTCCTTGACCTCTTTGCCGGAAGCGGCGCCATGTCGCTGGAAGCCCTCAGTCGCGGCGCCGTCCACGCGACCCTGGTTGACCAGGACCGTAAGGCGGAACGGTTGATTCGTGCCAACCTGGAACATTGCCAGCTGGCAGACCGGGCCCGGATTCTCCGTCGTCCGGTTGCTGCCGCACTGGACGAGATGCGGGGCGGCAATCCCTTCACGATTGTTTTTCTCGATCCCCCCTACTCCCGCAATCTGGTCGAACCCACCCTGGCTGCGTTGATTGCGGGACGGCTGCTGGAGAAAAATGCTATAGTGGTCGCCGAGTCCGATCGGCAGGATCAACCCTGTATCCCCCCGGAAGGGCTTGAGCGGATTGAAGAACGACTTTTCGGGCGCACTCGAATTGAACTCTTTCAGCCTCTGGATGTGACATGA
- a CDS encoding aminotransferase class I/II-fold pyridoxal phosphate-dependent enzyme, whose amino-acid sequence MNPLAQELNELIAKDNPRVLEMLSDLGRNLFFPRGILTQSAEAKEKAHKFNATIGIATEDGGPMYLQCIQDKLGAFDPKDIYPYAPPAGKPELRKLWREKMLRENPSLQGRQFSNPVVTNALTHGLAIVADMFVDAGDHLVMPDMMWGNYNLTFSVRRGGVIRKYNTFTEAGGFDVAAFKSELRKTADEKGKALVLLNFPNNPSGYTPTEAEGQAIVEAIVEVAESGCNIIAVTDDAYFGLFYEDSLTESLFGRLANLHPRVLAVKLDGATKEEYVWGFRTGFITFAAGTSGQDNLLTALEKKTMGIIRATISNCPHPSQTFVIEALRSADFLAQKAAKYQTMKGRALKVKEVLDRGEYADAFSYYPFNSGYFMCLRLKTVDAEKLRLHLLDKYGVGAISIGSTDLRVAFSCIAEEDIPELFSLIYQAVKDIE is encoded by the coding sequence ATGAATCCGCTGGCGCAGGAACTCAACGAGCTGATTGCCAAGGACAACCCCCGGGTCCTGGAGATGCTCTCCGACCTCGGCCGTAATCTCTTTTTCCCCAGGGGCATCCTGACCCAGTCGGCGGAAGCCAAGGAAAAAGCCCATAAATTCAACGCCACCATCGGTATCGCCACCGAAGACGGTGGTCCCATGTACCTGCAATGCATCCAGGACAAGCTGGGAGCTTTCGATCCGAAGGATATCTATCCCTACGCGCCACCTGCGGGTAAACCTGAATTGCGGAAGCTCTGGCGCGAGAAGATGCTGCGGGAAAATCCCTCGCTCCAGGGGCGGCAGTTCAGCAACCCTGTCGTCACCAACGCCCTGACCCATGGGCTGGCGATCGTTGCCGACATGTTTGTCGACGCCGGTGACCATCTGGTCATGCCCGACATGATGTGGGGGAACTACAACCTGACCTTCAGCGTCCGTCGCGGTGGTGTGATCAGAAAATACAATACCTTCACCGAGGCCGGCGGCTTCGATGTCGCGGCTTTCAAATCCGAGTTGCGGAAAACTGCCGACGAAAAGGGCAAGGCGCTGGTGTTGCTCAACTTCCCCAACAATCCGAGCGGCTACACTCCGACCGAAGCCGAAGGACAGGCGATTGTCGAAGCGATCGTCGAGGTGGCCGAGTCGGGCTGCAATATCATCGCCGTGACCGATGATGCCTATTTCGGGCTTTTCTACGAGGACTCCCTGACCGAATCGCTTTTCGGCCGTCTCGCCAACCTGCATCCGCGGGTGCTGGCGGTCAAACTCGATGGCGCCACCAAGGAAGAGTATGTCTGGGGTTTCCGTACCGGGTTTATCACCTTTGCCGCCGGCACAAGTGGGCAGGACAACCTGCTGACGGCGCTTGAGAAGAAGACCATGGGCATCATCCGGGCGACGATTTCCAACTGTCCCCATCCGAGTCAGACCTTCGTGATCGAGGCCCTCAGGTCGGCTGACTTCCTTGCCCAGAAAGCGGCCAAGTACCAGACCATGAAGGGACGGGCTCTCAAGGTCAAGGAAGTGCTCGACCGAGGTGAGTATGCCGACGCGTTCAGCTATTACCCCTTCAACTCCGGTTATTTCATGTGTCTCAGGCTGAAGACGGTCGATGCCGAGAAGTTGCGGTTGCATCTGCTTGACAAGTACGGAGTCGGAGCCATCTCGATCGGTTCGACGGACCTGCGGGTCGCTTTCTCCTGTATCGCCGAGGAGGATATCCCCGAACTGTTCAGCCTGATCTACCAGGCGGTCAAGGACATCGAGTGA